The Rattus norvegicus strain BN/NHsdMcwi chromosome 2, GRCr8, whole genome shotgun sequence nucleotide sequence gttcaacaatggctgtctactaACAGaagggccaaaaaaaaaaaaaaaaatccagtactTGTCCAGTTCATGAAGTTGGATGTCTCAGCTGATGcaccagaatcctgaagaaggcTCTAGTGCCAGTGAAGGACCAGTCTTGCCATTGATAGGgagggcaggcaggcaaagaGAGAGCAAGCGTCCTTCTTCCATGTTCTTCACATGGGCTGCCATCAGAAGGGGTGGCCCGGATCTTCCAATCTCAAAAGATCTGGACTAAAGGAATTTCTTGTCACTTCAGAGTATCTGGATTAAAGGATTTATCTtgcttcaaatgatttaattaagaagaaAGTCCTTCTCACGTGTACACAGTCCCTTGGGATTTTAGTTAACTACAGATGTGGTcatgttgacaaccaagaatagcacCACACTAAATTCGATGCCAGCCTAGGTAACAGAGTGAGTGAGACCTGGTCTTACAAGACTAACAAACAAGCTGCATGCAGTAGTGTTCACTCCttcagtcctagcactcaggaggcacaggcaggtagatctttgagttcaaagccagtctggtctacataatgagttctaagcTAGCCAGAACTAtgtagtgaggccctgtctcattaaaaataaaacaaaacacaacaacaacaaaaaataccaaacaacaacaaaagggctggagagatagctcagttgttaagagcactgatactctcccagaggtcctgagttcaaatcccagcaaccacatggtggctcacaacactctgtaatgaaatctgatgttctctttggtgtgtctgaagacagctacaacgtactcacatacatagaataaataaatgtttaaaaacaaaaaaacaacaaaaaccccctaACGAACAGTTAGGTGCACACCATTAAtttcaacactcagaaggcagaaacaggtCGTTCTCTGACTTTGAGAACAGCCGGGGCTACGGgccagccaggaatacatagtgagtccctgtctcaacaaacacagATCTAACAAACGAAGCATGGCAGAACAACACTTTTCGACCCTTCTTGAGCTCTTGTTTtgaagcactttttttttaaagatttatttatttattttatgcatgtgagtacactgtcactgtcttcagacacactagaagagggcatcggaccccattacagatggttgtgagccaccatgtggttgctgggaattgaactcaggacctctggaagagcagtcagtgctcttaaccactaagccatctctccaaccccttgaAGCACTTTTATTAGGTTACAGCACTTCATCTCACTTGACctttgaaggatttttttttttttcaaatttggaGTAAAACTATACGGTTTTCAGAACACAACCCCAAACCATATTCTAACCATCCATACTTGCCTCCATGAAATTCTGTTACTctggattttcttttcctcattctcTGAATTGTAATCTCTGGGTTTAGTCTTTGAGTTAACTGAGAGGCCTTTTTATTCTGTGAACTAAGCACATTCCTTTACAACCACAGGCATGCACTCCTCACTGGATTTATGACAATCACCACATTGGCATGCAGGTGAAAAAGAACTCAGTTTGCTTTTCCCATCACACCTCTAGTTACCTCAGGGAACCCCACTTCACTGGGAAAAGCATAAGGACACTTTCTGCCATGCCCTGCACGACCGCATCTTCCTCAGCATTCTGCAGGGGTCTGTGTGCCTCCCGACACTCCAAGGCTCTGGCCACCGGAGTGCACTACAGCTCCACCCTGCCTTCTGGACTGCGGTGCAGTCGCTGGGGAGCACGGTCAACAGATGGGGGGAACATTCCTTTTACCCAGAACACCCATTTAGGGAGCTGTTCTGCAACCTTAGGAGCTGTAGGTGAAACAGCTCTGCAGGATGAAACGAGCTAAACACACTAAACCAGAAAATTATCCTTCTTTCCACACACAGGGGCCACTCCAAGCATGCAATAAATGACTGTGTCTGAGAAGAAAGGTTTCAAATTGTtctgtgcccctccccccatgtAAATAAGTAAAGTGTACCTTTAAGAAAATGAAGAGTGGGGAGAAAGAACTAGAAGCTTCACGTGGCTGGTTCTGCTGTTTCTCTTTGCAGCTGGTAGCTGAGCAAACTACTCTGTGACACACAAAATGGAAGTCTCGTCTCCTTGACGCTGCATGGCTTGCGTCCCAGAACCCTGAGTAGGGATGGTGAGGGACTTAGGACCTTAAGAAGTGACAGATACATGAACACAGAAAACCTGAGATTGGTGGTCTGTGCTCTCAAAGGGAGACACCACAGGACCCCAGAAGAGCATCGAGCTTGCAGTATTAGAGTTGGACAGGGAGATGGAGGTGTCACAGTTAAACAGGAAGGGAAGGTAGGGTGTCATACACAGAACAAAGAGACAGTTTAGCTCCTCAGTAGGCGCTGTCTCTGTCCAGGACCAGTCTCTAGGCCACAAATAGCTAAGGGGAGAAAACTGTGGTGGACGTTTCCTGTATACATTATCCTGTATACATTACTTGTATACATTCACACAGACCACCGGAAGGCTTTACCACCCCTTTCAGAGTCATCCAGGAAGGCTCTGCCATTTCCGTGGGGCCGAGGCACTCCTGACATTGCCATGCCTCTGTCAACACGTCACCTCTAGATGTCACTTTCTCTACACTAAAATACAGTGATTTAAACTTGAGTTCAAACAAAGAGCATAGGCTGTCAGTTCAACAGCCATGTAATTAGCAATATttataatgatttaaaaaaacacagttttgggggctggagagatggctcagtgattaagagcgctggctgctgtttccaaggtcctgagttcaaatcccagcaaattCAAGTCCCATCccacctcacaaccatctgtaatgagatctgatgtcctcttctggtgtgtctgaagacagctatgatggtgtactcatatgataaataaattcttaaaaccccacaatttatattaaaattagacAAAGAATTCATAGTATAAAGAGTTGTTTGGATTTACAATGGCAAAGATCTAACTGAAagcaaagtttattttattttattttattttttcaagcagggttctctgtgtagccctggctgtcctggaacttgttccaTAGACCAAATTGGCTTCGAACTGAGAGATTcacatgtctctgcctccctagtgctgggaattaaaggtGGTCACCACTACGCctgtttgaaaatcaattttagaGTATATTAATAATGTAGGCATTTGTAGTTTTTCCTTTGTACTATAAGtcttttttaagaaaatgaaattggttttcctctaagaTCCTATTATGGACTGCAGACTGTGGATGGATGGCATCAAGAAGACCCAAGATGAGTTCTTCGGCAAACATGTACAGCTGGTGATATACGACCTGTTGTGTTCCTGAGGGTGAAGCAGGAAGATGAGTGTGAAGCCACCTTAGGTGacacaatgagatcctgtctcagaaaaaaaacaaacaaatcagtcaACAACGATAAAAAGCATTAAATGCACATCTTAGTGTATAAAGTGTATCACTGCTCTTCTTCATGGTATATTTtgcaaagatgaaaaaaaaacaggtttaTACAACTTGTCAAGTACTTACATATTATACATACCTTTATACATcccccacatatatatatacatatatatatacatatatatatatatacatacacacacacatatatatatacacacacacatatatatatatatatatatatatatatatatatatatatatatatatatgcaattttttttaaaagcacggggctcttagagactgagccatcaacagaagaacatacacaggctggacttaGGTCTCACTGACATGTGTAGTATATGTACAGCTTTGTCttccttcatgtgggtcccaagcaACTGGGGCAGGGGCTGTCCCGAAAGCTGCTGCTTGTACGTGGGATACGTCCTCCTAGTGGGCTCCCTCGTCGGGTCTCAGTGAGAGCGGAAgctcctagccttgcagagacttgatgtgtcagggtaAGGGACACCTAGGAGAtaccccacccactcagaggaggaaagaggagaatggggagggggattgtggaagggggtgaccaggaggagggcagtgagcgggatataaagtgaatatgttaaaaaaataatttaaaaaagttttaaaagtttcAAAACAGAGCATAGTGGGCTCTGTGTTTATATGtggatttatatatttaatgttaATGGTTTAATAAACTTTTAGGtaatttttttgtcttattttgacttatctaaacttttttttttctgaggcattgtttctttgtgtagcctggaactctctctgcaaacaagggtggccttgaactctgagatctgccttcctctgtttcccgactgctgggatcaaaagtgtaCATGACTATCCcctggctaaaataaaaaaaatcttaaaaaaggcCTGGTACTatgttaaatattatatatacatactttaATTTAATCCATACACAGGAAGATGGTTGTTGTTCTTAAATTTTACTTATCTTGTGTGTAAGTGCTCATGTAGATGTGGTGTACATGTAtggacatgtgtgtatatgtatgtatgcacgcaTGCTGATGTCAAGTGTCTTTCCTTAGTTGCTCTCCacctttagtttttgagacaggatggtctctcagggCACTGAAGCCCACTGGTTCAGCAAGGCTGGCTGAACATCAGCTTCTGGGATctacttgtctttccctccccTAACCAAAGGCGAGGGAGACAGTCATGTGATGCAACACCCAGATttcatgtaggtcctggggatgTGAACTTGGGTAGTCCTGCTTGCATGGAAGGTACATTATCAACTGAGCCTTCTGGCCTCCCTAATGTAATATAGCTATATAGTAACAATATTGAGAATGGTAACAACCCACATTTAAAAACACTTTGGAGAGcgagctcagtggttaggagtaccATGCTGTCCCCTTCAAAAAACCCCAGTTTGAGTCTCAGCACCTGTcttggctcacaactgtaactctagtcccagagtATCTGATGtactcttctggtctctgtgaatACTGCCCACACACAGTACTCAGACAAACATGCAGGTAGAGCATCCATATACATAAAGATATATGAATTGCATAAAATGTTCAAAAAGTATTAAAGTAAAACCTTAAgacagcaaaattctcaatatgCAAGCAGGAGGGTTTGAGTTAGGAGCTCCTGCACTCAGGTGAAAACTCATGTGGCAGCGTGGATCTGTAACACGGATCTGTTTGAGAAGCAGGTGGGCTGCTAGAGCTCAATGGCTAATGAGACcctgtcaataataataataataataatgataaaataaggCAACAAAGGAAGACATTCAATATCAACCACTAGCCACCACTTGTTATATGTGCAAGACCATGCTCAAGCATATATactactacatacacacacacacacacacacagacagagagagagagagagagagagagagagagagagagagagagagagagagagaaagagagagagagatgtttcaTCCCAGTAATGCAAGGAAGTTTCAACATACATAAATCAGTCAATGTAATATAACATATTTCAAGGACAGAAATAACACGCTCATATCAacagatgcagaaaaaaaaaaacctggcaaAATTAACATCCCTTCGTGATAAAACCCCTGAAGAAATTAGGAATAGATGGAACATACAGCAACACAATAAAGGCTATGCATAAATCTAAAATACATTATACTAAATGGGGGATTAGAAGACATTTTTCTTAAAGTCAAGAATGAGACAAAGGTGCCCCCTCTTTCCAGCTTATTCAATATTTTGCCTAAAGTCCTTATGAGCACAATAAGAGAAATAAAGGGTATACAGATAGgacaaaaagtcaaaatattcCCTATCTGTAGATGTCATGACCTTATACTTAAAATTCTAAAAACCCTACAAGAAAACTCACAGACCCGATACACAATTTTAGTGAAGTAGCAGGGTACAAAATCAATATATATAAattggttgtgtgtgtatgtgcacacaatgGACTTGccgaaaaaaaatcagaaaaaaaattccattcaCAAGAGCTTCAAAAAAGTAAATAGTAAGCGAtctaaccaaaaagaaaagaaaaatgtctcctATAGGTTCATGCTTTTGAACACTTGGCCCCTAGTTGGCAGTGTTTGGAGATGCTATGAACTTTGAtgaaggaaatatgtcactggggcAAGTTTTGAGAATGTGTAGCTTTTCTTCACTTCCActcattccttctgtttctaagtGTGCTCTCCCAGCTCCCTGATCTGCTGCATGTTACCACACTTCCCAACCTCAATGGACACTAACCCTCTGGACCCATGAGCTACAATAAACCTTAAGTTGTCTTCAGTCATGGTCATGTGATACAAGAGAAAAGTCAAAATGCAGAGGGAAAGACCTCTACAACTAAAACTAAAGttttaataaaagtaaagaaaaaaaatcaaataaaaagtgaAGAAGATTCTAGAACATGGAAAAGCCTTCCATGGTCATGGATCAGTAGAACTGAGACAGTTGGAAATTGTCATTTCCCCAAAAGTTATCTATAGATTCGACACAAATCTGCCTCAAAATTCCAATGACATTCTTTAAAGAACTAGGAAAAGACAACCCTGAAATTCATAATGAAGCACAAAGGACCCAGAATAGCCAAAGTAGcctttgttgagacagagtctcctgtaGCCTTGGCTGAACTGCCCCTCACTATGTAGATTGGGCTGGCCTCGGGCCCCCTGAATGCTTGAATTAAAGGTGAACAGCACCACACCCAGCATCCAAAGCAATGTTAATCAGAAAGAGCAATACTGGAAATATcacaataataaattatattatttacccatagtaacaaaaccagaaaaacacTGACATGAAAACTGACATggagatcaatggaatacaacAGAGGAGTCAGACAGAAACCCACATGGCTACATCACAAGTCGGccaaaaacatacattttaaaaaaaaagtgctccCTTCAGCATATGGTGATGGCAAAACTAAAGATCaaactgcaaaatgaatttagACACATGTCTCTCATTCTGCACAAAAATAATTCACATGGACTAAAGACCTGAAGTGGACAGCCTTAGAGGAAAATATGGGTAATACTTCAAGACATAGCCCAGGATTTTCAAAACAGGATTCCATAGGAAGAGTCAAGAATTGACAGACAGGCTACATGACATTAAAAGGCTTCtgtacatcaaagaaaaaaacatcagTAATAGAAAGGCAGAATGAGAATAAAATCTTTGCCAAATATATTCAGACAGGGGACTAATAGGAGGTCTAAAGAACTACAGAAATTGAGCATGGAAGACCTGGGCTGGGCAGGGGAGGTGCTTTCCTTtggtcctagcacttgggaagcagaggcaggtaaaggttcaaggtcagcctggtctacagagtgagctccaggacagtcaaaaccctgtctcgaaaatacaaaacaaaacaaacattaaagaaagggaagggatgtagctcagttgtcagagtgcttgcctggcaggcACAAAACATGTTAAAGCTGAATGTGGTGGcactgtaatttcagcacttggaagaAGAGGATCAGAAATCCAAAGCTATcactgggctacagagcaagttcaaggctagcctgggttacatgagactgtctcaataacaacagcagcagcagcagcaacaaacaaACCACGTTACCAAAGAAAACGAAATCATACAATCATTAAATAAGGTAATAAATTGAACAGATTGGAAGAAATTCAaatgtcagaaaacaaaacaaaaacaaacaaaaaacaccttaAATTAAAACTGCCTGGAGATTCTGTGTCACTACAATCAGAATGGCTACCATCAAGAAAACAAGCTAAAtttacaagttcaaggtcagcctgatcttcACTTTCAGTTCCAGGCTAGTCAAGGCTAGAGGGTGAGGATCCTGtctaaataagaaagaaaagaaaggcagaaaaggCAGAGAAGGTCAGAACAAAGCATTCTACACTGTGGGTGGAAATGTAAACCCTGTGGTCACTGCAGAAGCCAGTGCAAAACCAGGAAGAGAGCTACTCCACAACTGCTGTACTGCTTGGGTATTCCCAAAGGATCTAAGTCCAATGATACTGAGAAACTTTCATATCCAGTGGGGCCCGTCTAGACGTCTATTAACTGATAACATGGAGAAGGAAAATGCGGTACAGAAATACAATGAATTTGAGTTTTTTTCACataggtgttttgcttgcatgtatgcttgtgcaccacatggaagccagaagagggtgtcagatccctggaactagagtttacATAgttgtgatctgccatgtgggtgctgggaactgaactcagatcttcttcaAGAGGAACTAGTGCTTGtagctgctgaaccatctctccaagcccctacacactggaattttattcagctacACAGAAAACTGAAATTGTGACATCTGCAAGAAAATAGATACAACTGTAGATCATTATGTTAAACAGAAAAATGGAGgcgggggtcggggatttagctcagtggtagagcgcttgcatagcgagcacaaggccctgggttcggtccccagcaccggaaaaaaaaaaaagaaaaatggaggcaaatatattttcattatgcAGAATCTTGATATAAATTTGTATGTTTTTAATATATAGACCATAAGAAGGGAGCTTACAGAGGGGAGCAAAAAAAGACAATGGAATACATACAACATGAAAGCAGAGGGGTGACTCAGGGAAGGAGGTCATCAAGAAGGAAGTGGAGTGGGCATGGGGAGGGGGTCACtaaaggaggaagatgaaggaaaCACAGTACAATGATGCATGTGTATGAAAACACCATCATGAAACCCCTTCATTTGTatgctaatttatttttaaaaagttattaagaATTGAAAATTACCAAATGCGTCATAAAACAATGTCTGAGAAAAACAAAGGGATATGCTTACTTGATGGTGTACAAGATCTAAGAGGTGTGtacagggaggggaaagggattaCTAACGATCCTTCTTTGTCCCCAAGAGAGCCCATCATCACAGATAAAATGCATACAGAGAACAGTCATGAGAACtggatttttctcttccttttttaagTAGCATATGCTTTtttcttgggtgtgtgtgtgtgtgtgtgtgtgtgtgtgtgtgtgtgtgtgtgtgtgtgtgtctgtgtagacaGGGACTAGTTGGCCTAGAATCTGTTATGCAGACCGAGTGGCCTTGGAACTCAGAGATGTCCCAGGCACTAGAATTACAGTCATGCACCACCGTGTCAATTCTTTCATCTTTTGATTGGCCAAAGAGCAATGAGTCAAGAGGTGGAAGAAAGGTCGATTGGAGGGACACAGGCTAACAGTTCAATACTGGTGGGGCCAGTCCAGCTCATCTGCTGTCAGCTGTAGACAGTGAACCTCACAGAGCTATCACATAGACTGGCAGGCAGGCTACCTTTAAACCCAGTGACATGCATTGCTAAATCATGGTTTCCTTCGCTTGTGGGTTTGTTAATGTGGCAGCTTCATTAACTTAGTTCTTGGTGTAATTAAAAATTATGTCTATGTATTTAAGATAACTACTGGGTTAAAAGTTTTTGTCAAtatgcctgatgacctgaattctaTCCCAAAGAGCCATAGGATAGGAAGAGAAAACTAACTCACTAACTTTAGACTTTGgatctaaacacacacaaacaaaataaatattaaaaaacaaaacctactttggggctggagagatggtttggtgattatgagcactgactgctcttgtagaagacctgggtttgagccTCAGCACACAACGGAAGCAAAGCGCTTTCTAAGTCTAGCTCTAAGTGATCCAATACCTCATCTAGCCTCTGTGTGCACtgaacacatgtggtacacagacatacatgtacgcaaaaacactcatacacactaaaTAAGCAAATATAAAAAAGAATTGATTAGTCTACTCTTACATCATTGTTTATAAATCTAAACAATGGTGTGCCTTTTAGTTACTTTAGTCCCTGATAAAATGTACATTAGGATCACACAAATTTGTATATCACTTACATCAATTAGCCCCCATGACTCAAACGTAAGCAATATGGTAAATGCTACTTATCATCTTTACATACAAACAAGAATACACACACTACCTGTAACAATATAGAAAAGCTTGTAAAAGTCCTATTTGCCTTTTTCTATGGCTGTAATTGTATAGTGCTTTTAGAAGCAAAGATACTGAACTGTCTAGAAAGAGTTCTAAGTAGTAACagtgaattttattttcaaattttgatcgaggacaaaggaaataaagcagataagaaaatatccaagtcCAAAGAGTCCCATATACACAGAACACACGAACAGTACTGATTCATTTTAGTTGGTCCATCCTATTTACACACTTCAAATACTAAATGTTCTCAATCTGTCAAGAGGCTGACTGCATTTAGCACCAAAAGGGaactgtggttcagcttctgaTCGAGCAGGAAAAGAAGCTCCATGGAGTGCAGATGTACCACTGCCACTCCTGAACTGCCAGCCGGAAGGAAGGGGACCTCAGGCTACTTGATGCTTCGGACCACTCTCCTGCAgtggtttgttttcatttcctctaAGGCTTGCTCCAGCTGCTGAACCAGGTGAAGCAGGGTAGCCGGGTCTGTCTGCAGACAGTGAGTGCTGTGGTCGCCGCTCTGGTCCAGGTGCAGCTTTATAGTCACTGCTGGCTTCATTTGTTGCCGGAGACTTCTGCTTGCAAGCTGGGAGACATGGAGAGCACAGGGACTGATAACTATGCTGTGTGGATAACACTTAAAATGCCCTATACTGTGTTAGAAAACCAAATTTCAGATGAATCACAGGTGCCAAACTGAAAAGCAAGCTTTAAAAcagtttgaaagaaaaacaagattgCAAATGAAACCTCTTGGTCACGGTCACGGTTGCATGTATGTTGCATAAGTGACTGTGTGAAACTTACTGAGTACACTGACCTGCACGCTTTTCTTTGTGTctaaagagaattttcttttaaactaaGCACTgccaaaaaacaaagcaaaaacaaacaagtctgTTTTTTAAACCATCCTCTTTTCTAAAATGATTTCTTAAAAATTTTGCAAATTAGGGTCTTTGGGATGGTTCAATGGGTTAAAGCGCTTGCTGGTATGCTTgactacctgagttcaatcccttaGGGCaagctcctgaaagttgtcctctgacttctacgcAAGTGCCACTCACGCACATACATTACGTAAATACACGtaatgacccagaaatgagcATTAAAATTCCTAGATTTTGTCTGGTGTGAAAACAATTCCTAGATTTCTAGACAGTTTTGTTTTCACACCAGAGCTTGGTTAAGTTGGTAAACAGCAGAGCATATAAATAATTCTTATAGTTTACATcagattaaaaacagaaaaagccgTACCTGTACATCTAGCCGCCACTCAAGGCTGTGGTAGCTGGGAAGGCGCGGTGCTAACTCGTTCAGAATAGTTCTGATCTCCTTTCTATTGTCCAGGTAGAGCTGAAGCAATAGTTTGTTCAGTTCTTCAGAGAATCCCAGAACAAAAACAGAGTCTTGGAAATCCAGTTCAGAAATCTAAAGATAAACGGGGTTCAACAGAACACTGGAGTGTATCTTTGTTTAGTAAAGGCTAAACCATTTCTACACACAACAGTACATTATATCCTCTAATTCTGTCTAGAACATTCCTTCTACTTAAAGAAAATCATTGCCCACCATTTCAAAATCCAAGTTACTAATATAcaaaataaccttattaaaatgcgaaagaaagtaaaatgtttaattttatttacttttttcccATTAAGCCAGATACTGACTgctgatacattttaaaaactgcaatATTTCATCCTCCCCTCTCTTGAGATTTATGGGTGATGGCATATGATACAGCAATATTGACAATTATAATTTAAACTAGCAAAGAGATATTAATCTTAGATAATGCCAGGAACACTGTTTTGGTATACCGCACAAATTTGATTGAGTTAGTGATATTGTAATAGGTGCCTGTTTGAAAGGATCTGGGTAATACAATACAGTTCTCAGAAACCTTACCATGAgctttgagctctccgtgaggagATATGTTAATCCTTCCACACCATGCTGGATAGTGTCGCTACTCACATTGAGTTTTCctaaggaggggaagagggaagaaatgaacagatcatccatctgtttacaaataAACATGTTCAATTACCCTCTTTTCAAACAGTACAATGAAAATGAGTTAAGTGGAGACTACTGTTCCTTTTCAACCCACTCCACTAACAGAGGCCTTTAATATTTCCTTCCTAGCAATCATAACAAAACACAAACCTGTGAACAGACACACAAAGCTCCCTCAAGCCGGGCAGAAGAATTCAACAGGGATGTTCTTAATCTCGCCCCCAGCTTTAGCAAAGGCAGTTTCTGGGCAGCAAATGTTAACTAAACGCTTGAATGACACTTCCACTTCTTCAGTATGCAGTATTTTATTAAGCACCATGGTATTTCTGAAAGGCAGATGGCATTGtatctattttaaatattaagataTTTGTTTCATACTAGCTTTAAAATCACGCAGCTACTTGCAAAGTTTGCGCCATGACTGACTGCTCTGCGTGCTTTTAAAAGACTGCAAGAGGAGTAAGAGCCTAGGACTTGCAAAGGCTCCTGCGGAGAAAGAGAATAGATAGCACTTTCCAGCTCAACAGACAGAGCCTGTCCTCTCCCTTTCTTACTGGCGGCGCCTTCATAGATCTTCGGGTTTGATCCCCGTCTGAGGAACTCCACGGCGATCCTCCCAAACTCGGCGACCACTGCAACGGAAGTCAGCAGGCCGTGAGTGACGGGCTGTCCCCCGGACTGTCCCTGCCGCAAGCACCCCTCACTCCCTTATCCGCGCTGTCCCTTACCCGCGCTGTCCACTTGCGGCAGGAAGGCCAGGTGCTCCTTGTGCTCCTCGGACAAATCCAGCAGCATCTTAGCAAGTCTTCTGACTTCGCCACTCGGCGCCGGCCCCGCCCTCACCACTTCCGACCTCTGTGCAGGCAAAAAGAGGCTCCCGCGTGACGGTACTGCCCATACTTTGGGTTCCGGTTTCTGGCAGTCCTATGAGCAGGATGTCGCAGTATTAACTCTATAGCA carries:
- the Commd2 gene encoding COMM domain-containing protein 2 isoform X1, which produces MISELDFQDSVFVLGFSEELNKLLLQLYLDNRKEIRTILNELAPRLPSYHSLEWRLDVQLASRSLRQQMKPAVTIKLHLDQSGDHSTHCLQTDPATLLHLVQQLEQALEEMKTNHCRRVVRSIK
- the Commd2 gene encoding COMM domain-containing protein 2, translating into MLLDLSEEHKEHLAFLPQVDSAVVAEFGRIAVEFLRRGSNPKIYEGAARKLNVSSDTIQHGVEGLTYLLTESSKLMISELDFQDSVFVLGFSEELNKLLLQLYLDNRKEIRTILNELAPRLPSYHSLEWRLDVQLASRSLRQQMKPAVTIKLHLDQSGDHSTHCLQTDPATLLHLVQQLEQALEEMKTNHCRRVVRSIK